In one Trichlorobacter lovleyi SZ genomic region, the following are encoded:
- a CDS encoding ferritin has translation MISKSMAEALNTHMNFELYSANIYLSMSSAANEMGLKGAATWFMVQYQEEMVHFMKFFNYLVDQGINITLTASKAVPNKYKSLQEMFEKTLAHEQIVTSRINDLSELAVKEKDHASQIFLQWFVTEQIEEENNDRDIIAKLKLVGSNGHGILMIDGDLGTRVFVAPPGGAAPFPVV, from the coding sequence CTTCGAGCTGTATTCCGCAAATATCTACCTTTCCATGTCGTCTGCGGCCAATGAGATGGGGCTGAAAGGGGCGGCAACCTGGTTTATGGTGCAGTATCAGGAAGAGATGGTCCACTTTATGAAATTCTTTAACTATCTGGTTGATCAGGGGATCAACATCACCTTGACTGCCAGCAAGGCTGTGCCGAACAAGTATAAGTCCCTGCAGGAGATGTTTGAAAAAACCCTGGCCCATGAACAGATCGTTACCAGCCGGATCAATGACCTGTCAGAGCTGGCGGTTAAGGAAAAAGATCATGCCTCTCAGATCTTTCTGCAGTGGTTTGTGACCGAACAGATTGAAGAGGAAAATAATGACCGCGACATTATTGCCAAACTGAAGCTGGTCGGTTCCAATGGCCACGGCATCCTGATGATTGATGGTGACCTGGGTACGCGGGTCTTTGTAGCCCCTCCGGGTGGTGCAGCACCGTTTCCAGTGGTGTAG